In Cryptomeria japonica chromosome 10, Sugi_1.0, whole genome shotgun sequence, a genomic segment contains:
- the LOC131045544 gene encoding disease resistance protein L6-like: MEEYIPPSTKILFQSDKEYHVFLSFKGEDVRKNLVDHLHEALTTAGLHVFLDTHKLEKGDMIWSSLERAIGSSAIRIPIFSTGYADSAWCLKEAATMVNTQGLIIPLFYDVEPTHVRYPVKDSSPYKQAFEKHSGHPDDRYTREEIEGWKVALEKICSRSGWSMDITGG; encoded by the coding sequence ATGGAAGAATACATCCCTCCCTCAACCAAAATTCTTTTCCAAAGCGATAAAGAATATCATGTGTTTCTGAGTTTCAAGGGAGAAGATGTGAGAAAGAATCTGGTTGATCATCTACATGAAGCTCTTACTACTGCCGGACTGCATGTCTTTTTGGACACCCACAAATTGGAAAAGGGAGATATGATTTGGTCGAGCTTGGAAAGGGCAATAGGGAGCAGTGCCATACGCATTCCTATATTTTCAACAGGATATGCAGACTCTGCATGGTGTCTCAAGGAGGCTGCAACAATGGTGAACACCCAAGGCTTGATCATTCCTCTGTTTTATGATGTAGAACCAACTCACGTTAGGTATCCTGTGAAGGACTCCAGTCCGTACAAGCAGGCATTTGAGAAGCATTCTGGGCATCCAGATGATCGATACACAAGAGAAGAGATTGAGGGATGGAAGGTTGCTCTGGAAAAGATCTGTTCTCGCTCAGGGTGGTCCATGGATATCACTGGAGGGTAA